The Petropleomorpha daqingensis genome includes a window with the following:
- a CDS encoding ABC transporter ATP-binding protein: MSGFSGVALRKTFHRGSESVHALDGVDLRVSAGEVVALVGPSGSGKSTLLALLCGWESADSGTLAYAGALADRPPSTLGWPELALVPQALGLVPDLSLADNVLLPARLRGGTAAARDRTEQLLTDFGLSHLADRYPHQASLGEQQRVAVARALLLRPAVLLADEPTAHQDRGHADALLDALATQAREGSAVLIATHDEIAWSRADRVLSMRDGRLTEGAPA; the protein is encoded by the coding sequence GTGAGCGGCTTCTCCGGGGTGGCGCTGCGCAAGACGTTCCACCGCGGCAGCGAGTCGGTGCACGCCCTCGACGGGGTCGACCTGCGGGTCTCGGCCGGCGAGGTGGTGGCCCTGGTCGGCCCCTCCGGATCGGGCAAGAGCACGCTGCTGGCGCTGCTGTGCGGCTGGGAGTCCGCCGACTCCGGCACGCTGGCCTACGCCGGGGCCCTGGCCGACCGTCCGCCGTCCACCCTGGGCTGGCCGGAGCTGGCGCTGGTCCCGCAGGCGCTCGGGCTGGTGCCCGACCTGTCGCTGGCCGACAACGTGCTGCTGCCCGCCCGGCTGCGCGGCGGCACGGCGGCGGCGCGGGACCGCACCGAGCAGCTGCTGACCGACTTCGGGCTCTCGCACCTGGCCGACCGCTATCCGCACCAGGCCTCCCTCGGTGAGCAGCAGCGGGTCGCCGTCGCCCGCGCCCTGCTGCTGCGCCCGGCCGTGCTGCTGGCCGACGAGCCGACCGCGCACCAGGACCGCGGGCACGCCGACGCCCTGCTCGACGCGCTCGCCACCCAGGCCCGCGAGGGGTCGGCGGTGCTGATCGCCACCCACGACGAGATCGCCTGGTCGCGCGCCGACCGGGTGCTGTCCATGCGCGACGGCCGGCTGACCGAAGGCGCGCCCGCATGA